TTAATAGTTAAAACACGTATAAACCATGGGTAAAAGTTGGTCAAATTCATGGTCTATCATATGCTTAGACGAAGCATTCCCAGATCGATGCGTTGAAATTGGCGCGAACCTGAGCGAGTCCCTGAAAGTCGAGTTCATAGCTTGTTTAAAAACGAACTTGAACACGTTTTCATGGGCCGCAAAGGACATGCCAGGGATTGATATCAACATCACATGTCACGAGCTCAACGTCAACCCGACTTTCAAACCTGTCAAACAAAAGAGACGAAAGTTGGGACTGGAGCGCGCTGGTGCGGTTAAAGACGAGGTCGAAAAACTCCACAAAGTCGGATTAATAACAGAGGTGAGGTATCCTGACTGGCTCGCTAACCCAGTCGTTGTCAAAAAGAAAAATGGAAAGTGGCGAGTGTGTGTCGATTTCACCGTTCTCAATAAGGCATGTCCGAAGGATAGCTTTCCACTACCACACATCGATCGCTTGGTCGAAGCGACGGCAGGGAAAAAACTCTTGTCCTTCATGGACGCGTTCTCCGGGTACAATCAGATCATGATGAACCCCGACAATCAAGAGAAAACCACCTTCATAACTGACTGTGGCACTTACATCTACAGGGTGATGCTGTCCGGTCTTAAGAATGCTGGCGCAACTTACCAAGGACTCGTCAACCGTATGTTCTCCGAACAACTCGGAAAACAATGGAGGTGTACATCGATGATATGCTCGTAAAACACCTCGAAGAGCGAGATCATATCACTCACCTCCAAGAATGCTTTGAAAGGCTAAACCTACACAATATGAAACTCAACCACGTAAAGTGTAGGTTTGTGGTAGCATCCGGAGGATTCTTAGGGTATCTCATCCCCTTCCGCGGAATCGAGGCCAATCCAAAACAGATCACCGCACTGATCGAAATGGCATCCCCGAGAACGGAGCGGGATATGCAAAGATTGACCAGAAGAGTCGCAGCACTTAACCACTTTATCTCGTGGTCAACAGATAAGTGTTTGCCTTTCTACGATACCTTGAAGGGGAACAAAAAATCTGAGTGGACCGAAGAATGCGAAAAAGCTTTCCAACAGCTGAAACACTACTTGGCCACTCCCACGGTGCTCGCAAAACCCGTAGAAGGGAAACCACTGTTCCTGTACATCGCAGTATCTGTAACGGCTGTGAGCGGCGTCCTCATCCGAGAGGAACGCAGCGAGCAAAATCCCATCTTTTACATAAGCATCACTTTGCTTGTTGCGGAGACACATTATCCGATGATGGAAAAACTAGCACTTGCGGTCGTAATGTCAGCACGAAACCTAAGGCCATACTTCCAGTCCCATACAATTGTAGTGCTCACATCATTCCCACTGCGGACGATCTTCCATAGCCCTAGTCAATATGGAAGATTAGCAAAATGGGCAATTGGGCTGAGCAAGTATGACATCGAGTATCAAGCAAAAGCTTACGCAAAATCGCAAGTACTCGTAGATTTCTTAGTAGAACTTCCCGCGGGGTGCACGACTAACCAAGAGCCCGACTCGACCTGGACTCTCCACGTCGACGGATCCTCGTCCAGACAAGGCTCCGGGGTCGGGGTCCGACTCACACCGCCAACAGGGGAAACGCTGGAACAGTCATTCCGACTGATCTTCCACGCTTCAAACAACAAAGCCGAGTACGAAGCCCTGATCGCGGGCTTACAACTGGCTCATGGCCTAAAGATATGCAACATTCACGCCTACTGCGATTCCCAACTTGTGGCAAGCCAATACAGCGGGGAATACAAAGCAAGGGATGAAAGAATAGACGCTTACTTAAAACTTGTTCAAAACTTGGCTCAAAGTTTCGATCAGTTTGCTCTCACCCCGATTCCTCGCGCCGAAAACTTCCAGGCCAACGCCTTAGCTGCCTTGGCGTCCAGTTCAGATCTGGGTCTGAGCAGGGTAATTCCCGTGGAATTCATAGAGCATCCTAGAATCGGGCTGCCTTTCATCATAAAATTGATCGATTCACCCGACGGCGATGCCGACGAAATCAATGTCCAGGCAATTCAAGATTCCGAGCAATCCGAATACATATTCGACAAACCTTGGACAGAGACGATCCTTGCATACATCGCTGACGAAAAAATCCCAACAGAAAAATGGGCGGCCCAAAAGATTAACATCCAATCCGCACGGTACGTCTTGGTTGACGGAGAACTCTACAAGTGAAGTTTTTCTGGACCGCTCATGACCTGCGTAGAAGGGGAGAAAGCATGAAAGATAATGGAGGAGGTCCACTCTGGATCATGCGGAAATCACTCTGGTGGAAGGTCCCTCGCAGTCAAAATCAAACGCCACGGACACTATTGGCCAACAATGATTAAAGACAGCGAGAACTTCGCGCAAAAATGCGAAAAGTGCCAGAGGCACGCCCCTACAGTCCATCAACCGACATGCGATGGTCGATGGACATAGTCGGACCCATGCATAGGTCAAAACAAAAACGATTCTTGCTAGTTTTGACGGATTTCTTCTCAAAATGGGTCGAAGCAGACTCCTACGCAAGCATTAAAGACGCCCAGGTCGAAAGCTTCGTATGGAGAAACATCGTCTGCCGACATGGAGTCCCATACAAAATCGTAATGGACAATGGATCGCAATTTATTTCGACCAGATTCAATGCCTTCTGCAAAAAGTGTAAGATACGATTGACAAAATTAACTCCTAGATACCCACAATGCAACGGCCAAGCCGAAACTATTAACAAGACCATCCTTGATAGGCTTAAGAAACGATTGGACACCAAAAAGGGTAGATAGGCCGAAGAACTTGAAGGAGTTTTATGGTCACATCGCACTACCTCGAGACGCGCAATGGGAGAAACTCCATTCGCCCTCGTGCACAGAGTAGAATGTATGATCCCGGCGGAAGTCGAATTTCCTGGAGTACAGAAGATTGCTCCCAGAACAAGAAGATTCAAACAATCTAATGTTGCTCAACGAGCTCGATATAATCAACGAAAGTCGAGACCAGGTCCTTATACGAATCCAGAACTATTAACAGGCGGCCGCAAAGTACAATAACTCTAACGTAGGCAGCCGCAGATTCAAAGAAGGCGACTTAGTCCTACGAAAAGTTTTTCAGAACACCGCCGAGCGGAACACAGGAAAATTCGGAGCGAACTGGGAAGGACCTTACAAAATCATAAAAGTGGTCCGACCAGGCGCATACAAAATCGCAAACATGCAGGACATAAAAATTTCGAGAACTTGGAACACGATGCACCTCAAGAAATACTACCACTAAGCAACACTTCAAACTGAACTATGAGACGGCTTGATCCCTGAAGAGGGTATGTATGCAATTCGTCCCACGACGAGCTCAGCCGCCCCCCTTATTAAAGGGGGGTGGGGGTGGGTACGTATACGTATACCCGTATACTCCCAAAAATTCATATTATCCGCTCCCAGACTCCATATTTTTGAAACTTTTTTTAAGCTAACGCGGCGGAAAAACCTCCCAAAAATCCATCTATCATCAGAACGCTCCATCACTTGAAAAACGACGTAAAAAGTTCAACCTTCGGCACAGCGAGACGTCGCTAATGCTCAACGGACTCCTTTTTTGTCAAAAACTTTCGGAAAAGGAATACTCATTTTAAGAACAGTCCATCCACGACTATAAAACACACACTCCTTAACAGGTATCCTTCGCGAAGAGTCAAAAATGGTAATATCTACCGAAAATTTTGTTGCTGATCACAACAAACTCTTAACGTCCTATATAGACTAAGCCATCTCGTAGAGATAGCTCTCGTACACACGACACAAGGGTAATAGCGCTATATAAAAAATCCAAAATTTTTGGTCAGCACTTTCGGGAGACTTAAAAATTGTCCCCGGAGAGATGCTAGATTCCTACCATACAAGTCACGTAAGCTGATAACATATCGCAGACTTTTAAGTGGGACGGAATCAGGTCGAAAACAATACGGGAAATGTAATTCGAAGTAGTCATCGCACCCCCTAAAACCGTGACTAGACCTAGGTCTTGCCCTAAACCCAACACACTGGTCTCTAACATCTCTAGGCATAGTATCAAACACCCTGATACGAGATCCCAAAACTTGTCTCTTGGCTGATATTCGAGCGTCTTCAGAAATTCCGCAAGTTTACGCACTGCGGAAAACTCTCGAAACAGATCATGGATACATCAGTTCACCCAGAGTTAGATTACGAGATGACAACTCGTAGTCTTCCCTCTACATCCATATAAATGACTCGATAAGCTCTTAAAAATGCAAAAACGAAGTTCATTTAACATTGCAGAAGCGACGGGGGATTCAAAGCCATAATCGGCCAGTCCCAAGATAAAAACACGACAACACTTAGCCGGAGCAAAACATGAACAATAACATAAAAACAAAAGTCTCACACGAGACCGCAAACTCAATCATCCTCCACGCGCGGAGCCTCGCCTTCCCCAATCACCCCTTCTGGGTTCGGAACCGCGCCCTCTCCGCCCTCTTCGGCTATGGGATCTTGACCCTCGAGTTCATCCAAGCAAGGCGGAAGGATGCGCTCGGACTTCAGGCCCGCGAGGATCAGGTCAAAGTCTCCTTCCGCATTCACTAACTCCGCTCTACGAGCAGAGAGTGTGGCCTCCTCGGCTCGTGTAGACGGAGGCGCTTCACCGACCTCCCTCGTCCCTTCCTCGACACCTGCCAAGGCCAAGTCCCTCGCGTGGACGACCGCCAAGGAATCGAGGGAATCGGCGATCCTCGCCAAACGGGTCTGAAACTCAATACACACGGCTTCCTAGGCCTCTTCGATCGCGCAAGCCGTCGATCCCTCTCCGCTCTTGACCTTCTGTTTTAGCCGACCCAACTCCGAGGAGTTAGCCTTCTTCACCTCTTTCGCCTTAAGCAAAGAGCATGCAGTCTTCCTAAGGTCACACTCAAGTTCGCCGATCCGAAAATCGAATTGAGTAACTTCGAGGGAATGAGCGTCCTCGATAACCTTCAACTTCCCTTTAAGCTGCGATGACTTTTCTCGCGACTCAGCTAATTCCTTAGCAAGACGTTCGACCTCTGATCCACACTCCTGATCATCCCATCGATCAACGAAACAAACCGCAAGACAAAAAGGAAAAGGGGTTCAATCAAGAAACGGTCGATGTGCATTCACTAAGAAGGGGTGAAGGCTTTCTATCGAAATAAACCTTGGGGCGATGTCGTGACGCCAAATCGGAAACAGATGCCTTTGCAGGAAGAGGATAAGCCCCGGAGTCCTTGGTGTATCTCCTCTTCT
The DNA window shown above is from Brassica oleracea var. oleracea cultivar TO1000 chromosome C3, BOL, whole genome shotgun sequence and carries:
- the LOC106330640 gene encoding uncharacterized protein LOC106330640, which produces MASPRTERDMQRLTRRVAALNHFISWSTDKCLPFYDTLKGNKKSEWTEECEKAFQQLKHYLATPTVLAKPVEGKPLFLYIAVSVTAVSGVLIREERSEQNPIFYISITLLVAETHYPMMEKLALAVVMSARNLRPYFQSHTIVVLTSFPLRTIFHSPSQYGRLAKWAIGLSKYDIEYQAKAYAKSQVLVDFLVELPAGCTTNQEPDSTWTLHVDGSSSRQGSGVGVRLTPPTGETLEQSFRLIFHASNNKAEYEALIAGLQLAHGLKICNIHAYCDSQLVASQYSGEYKARDERIDAYLKLVQNLAQSFDQFALTPIPRAENFQANALAALASSSDLGLSRVIPVEFIEHPRIGLPFIIKLIDSPDGDADEINVQAIQDSEQSEYIFDKPWTETILAYIADEKIPTEKWAAQKINIQSARYVLVDGELYK